CCGTCGGCCGCCTGGAAGAAGCCCTCGCGGTCGTCGGCGGCGCCGGTGAACGCGCCCTTGCGGTAGCCGAAGAACTCGGCCTCGAGCAGGTGTTCCGGGATGGCGCTGCAGTTGACCGCGATGAACGGCTCCTCGCCGCGCGGGCTCACTTCGTGGATGGCGCGGGCCACGAGTTCCTTGCCGGTGCCGGACTCGCCGTTGACGAGCACGGGCGCCATGCTGCGCGCGACCTTCTCGACGAGCGCCCTCACCTGCTGGATGGCCGACGACTGCCCCGCCATGCGCGCGAGCGCCGGGCTCAGGGGCGGCGCGGGCGGGTCCGACACGGCCACCGCGGGTCCCGTGGCGAGGCCCTGCGGGAACGGCGCCGCGGGCGCCTTGCCGTTCTCGGACGGCAGGTTCGCCGGCACCACCGTGGGGGAGCCTGCGCCGCGGCCGAGCGCCGAGGCGACGACGGCACGGAACTGCTTCAGGTCGACCGGCTTCGTGAGGTAGTCGTACGCACCGGACTTCAGCGCCTCGACCGCGTTCTCGGCCGAACCATACGCGGTGATGACGATGGCCTTCTCGCGGCGGCCCGCCTCCTCGAGGCGGCGCAGCAGGTCGAGACCGGTTCCATCGGGCAGGCGCATGTCGGTGATGACGGCGCTGTACGTGCGGTCCTTCAGGTGCAGCCAGGCGTCCTCGACGGTGCCGGCGGTCTCGACGTCGTAGCCTTCCCGCAGCAGCGTCAGCTCGTAGAGGGTGCGCAGGTCGGGCTCGTCGTCGATGACCAGCAGGCTGAAATGCGAGGGGGAGCTCATACGGTCATGAGGTCAGGTGCAATCGGGCTTCGCCGACGCCGCCGGTGGGCAGGGGCTGGCGGCGCATGGCCACGAAAAACTCGTTTCGGTTGGGTTCGGCCGGCGGCCGGACCCGGTAGTCGATGCGCGCGCCGTAACGTTCGCACAATTCGCGGCAAATATACAGGCCCAGGCCCGTTCCGCGGCTGCGCGTCGAAAAGAACGGTTCGAAGAGGTAACGTTCCACATCCGGCGGGATGGGCTGGCCGTCGCTGAGCACGCTCACCACGGCCCGGGAGTCGTCCCGCACGCTCAGGCGCACCCGCACGGCGCCGGGGACGTTGCTCGCATGGCGCTTGGCGTTGTCGAGCAGGTTCACGAGCACGCGCCGCAGGTGCTCGGGGTCGAACAGCACGCCGACCGGTTGCGTGGGCAGGTCCACGCGCAGCACGCTCTGCTCGCCGAGCGGCAGTTCCACGGTGCGCGCCCATTCGCTGCAGGTGGACGCCACCAGCGCGGTGACGTCGATCACCTCCGGCTCGCGCGCGGCGCCGGGGGAGACCTCCATCACGTCGTCGACGATGCGCTTGAGGCGCTCCACGTTGTCCGTGACCATGCGCGTGAGCTGCCGCTGGCTGGGCGTGGTGGCGTCCTCGGCCATCAGGGCGTTGGCCTGCGAGATGGCCGCGAGCGGGTTGCGGATCTCGTGGGCGATGCCGGCGGACACCCGCCCCATCGCCGCCAGCTTCTCCTGCCGGGTGCGCGCCTGCACGCTGCGCACGTCCTCCAGGAACAGCACGCACAGTTCCTCGGTGGCGTTGGACTCGCGGCGGCGCGTGAACCGCACCCGCAGGCGCAGCGTGCGCGTGACGCCGGAGTCGAACGTCAGCACCACGTCGCGCCCGCCTTCCGGCCAGCGCCCGTCCGAGAATGCCCGCTCGACCGATTTCACGAGGGCCGACCACGCGTCCACCCCCCACAGCTGGAACGGCGCCTCGCTCGACAGACCCTCGGTGACCAGCAGCCCCCGTGCCGCTGGGTTCGCCGCGCGGACGCGGCCCCGGCGGTCGACGACGATCACGCCCTCGGTCATCTCCTCGATCACGAGGCGGTTGAGCTGCGCCTGCTGCCGCGCGAGCTCGAGGCTGCCCCGGGCGGTCAGCTCCTCGCGGGCGAGCCGGCCGGCGAGTTCGCCGGCGAGGATGGTGACGACGAACAGCCCGGCGCCCGCAAGCCCGGCCTGGGTGAGCAGCACGGTGAGATCGCCCCCCTTGACCACGCCGAACGCGGCGAGTGCCAGCAGCGCGAGCGTGATGCAGGCGGTGGTGGCGAACGCCATCAGGCGCGGCGTGAGCACGCCGGCCATCAGCACCGGCAGCACGAGCAGGGCCACGTAGTTGAGCGACGAGGCCGGCGACACGGCATGCAAGCCGACGAAACAGACGATGTCGACCCCGATGGTGGCGATCCATTGCGGGCTGCGCAGCCGCGCGAGCGTGCTCGGCCGCACCGCGGGCCGCACGCGGGGGAACAGCCACATGCTGCACGTGATGGCCGCGTACGCGACGCAGATCGCCGCCACGAGGATCGGCGGGCGGTTGCCGAACGCGCTGCTGATCACGACCGACAGCACGAGGGCCAGGCCCAGCGTGGCCCGCGCACTGAGGAACGCGCCGTAGATGCGCTGGAACGCCGACTGGCCGCTGCCCACGATGCGCCGCGCCTGGCGGCTCAGGAAACGGGACTCCGATTCCTTCGCGCCCACGGCCTGCCAGTCGCCGTCGTGCCGGGACTCCGGCGCGTCGACCCAGCCGTCCTCGGGCGCCTGGGTGTCGCCCGCGACCCCGAGCGCGCCGAACCACGACTCCTCGCGCGGCTGCATGGCACGCCGGGCGGCCCGGCGGCGTTCTTCGCGGGGACTGCGTTCTGCGGGCTTCGGCGAGCCGGCGCTCATCGGTCGTTTCCGGGGCCGCGGGCGGCGGCGGCCCGGTGGGCCTCGCTGCAGTACACGCCGTCCGGTCCGGCCAGGGTTTCGGTGCGCGGCAGGTGGACGCCGCAGTGCGCGCAGGCCACCATGACCGGCGACGGGTCGGCTGCGTCTGCGGGAGGCGGGGCGGCCGGGGTGCCCGTGTCGTCACGGTCACGGCGGCGGGTGAAATGCTTGAGCAGCAGGAACAGCACCAGGAACAGCACTGCGAAGAAGATGAGTCTTGCCATGGAATGGTCCCGGATGATCAGGCCCCGTACGGGGCGCGCTGGAACACGATCTCGAGCATGAAGCGGGAGCCGACGTAGGCGAGCAGCAGCAGCGCCGCCCCCGCGTACAGCCAGCGCAGCGCCGGACGGCCGCGCCAGCCCAGCTTGAGCCGGCCGATCAGCAGGCCGGCGAACACGAGCCAGCCGAGCACGGACAGCACGGCCTTGTGGTCCCAGCGCCAGGGGTTCGCGAACCACCAGCCGAGCAGCAGCGTGGCCGAGAGCAGCGCGAAGC
This genomic stretch from Piscinibacter gummiphilus harbors:
- a CDS encoding sigma-54-dependent transcriptional regulator translates to MSSPSHFSLLVIDDEPDLRTLYELTLLREGYDVETAGTVEDAWLHLKDRTYSAVITDMRLPDGTGLDLLRRLEEAGRREKAIVITAYGSAENAVEALKSGAYDYLTKPVDLKQFRAVVASALGRGAGSPTVVPANLPSENGKAPAAPFPQGLATGPAVAVSDPPAPPLSPALARMAGQSSAIQQVRALVEKVARSMAPVLVNGESGTGKELVARAIHEVSPRGEEPFIAVNCSAIPEHLLEAEFFGYRKGAFTGAADDREGFFQAADGGTLFLDEIGELPLAMQSKLLRAIQERSVRPVGAVTEQAVNVRLVSATHKDLGAEVHAGRFRQDLYYRLNVIQIRVPALRERLEDLPSICERVLDRIARDAGVSPAPRVSREGLLHLSRYGFPGNVRELENLLHRAVALTGAETIGVADLGVPELALGQGEPELRLPAEPEPVRTEPARPAAPVQQPLPTNLAAYLDEVERDVLDRALERYRYNRTAAGASLGLSLRQMRYRMARLGVNVGGDTDGNDTDRGDEG
- a CDS encoding PP0621 family protein; its protein translation is MARLIFFAVLFLVLFLLLKHFTRRRDRDDTGTPAAPPPADAADPSPVMVACAHCGVHLPRTETLAGPDGVYCSEAHRAAAARGPGNDR
- a CDS encoding sensor histidine kinase, producing MSAGSPKPAERSPREERRRAARRAMQPREESWFGALGVAGDTQAPEDGWVDAPESRHDGDWQAVGAKESESRFLSRQARRIVGSGQSAFQRIYGAFLSARATLGLALVLSVVISSAFGNRPPILVAAICVAYAAITCSMWLFPRVRPAVRPSTLARLRSPQWIATIGVDIVCFVGLHAVSPASSLNYVALLVLPVLMAGVLTPRLMAFATTACITLALLALAAFGVVKGGDLTVLLTQAGLAGAGLFVVTILAGELAGRLAREELTARGSLELARQQAQLNRLVIEEMTEGVIVVDRRGRVRAANPAARGLLVTEGLSSEAPFQLWGVDAWSALVKSVERAFSDGRWPEGGRDVVLTFDSGVTRTLRLRVRFTRRRESNATEELCVLFLEDVRSVQARTRQEKLAAMGRVSAGIAHEIRNPLAAISQANALMAEDATTPSQRQLTRMVTDNVERLKRIVDDVMEVSPGAAREPEVIDVTALVASTCSEWARTVELPLGEQSVLRVDLPTQPVGVLFDPEHLRRVLVNLLDNAKRHASNVPGAVRVRLSVRDDSRAVVSVLSDGQPIPPDVERYLFEPFFSTRSRGTGLGLYICRELCERYGARIDYRVRPPAEPNRNEFFVAMRRQPLPTGGVGEARLHLTS